The Bacteroidales bacterium sequence CGGTCGATAATTCATCTAATAAATCAAATAAGGGCGTATTCATTGTCAACGGGAAAGCACAAACCAAAGCCGGAGGAACAAACTATCTCCGAATTTCGCCCGATAGCTCACGTATTTATACCGAAGATCCCAATGCCGGATTCGGAGTTAGAGACCTGAGTGGAGGTAATGCTACCAGCTATATGCAACTAACACCCGAAAATTATTTTATCGGACACGAAGCCGGTGCACATAATAGTGGTGGTCTATACAACTCTTTTATAGGTTATAATGCCGGTTATGCTAATACAACGGGCTCATATAATATATATCTAGGTAATAGAGCTGGATATGCTGGTTCTGTTTCCCAATATTGCACTTTTCTTGGATATAATGCTGGACAAAACAACAACAGTAATGATAATACATTTATTGGATATTTATCAGGAACAAATCATACCATTGGTGGTGGTAATGTTTTTCTTGGAAGTAAAGCTGGCTCGTACGATAGTGCAGGAGTTAGAAATATTTTTATAGGAGAATATGCGGGCAATTATAATAAAAATGGGCAAGATAATGTTTTTATTGGGACACGTGCCGGAGAAATGAATAAAGATGGTTATAGCAATATTTTTATAGGTACCTACACTGGTATGAATAATCTAGGTTCATTAACAGGATATAACGGAAACTATAATATTTTTCTTGGTAATTGGGCAGGAAAATCAAACAAAACAGGTTTCTGTAATATTTTTATGGGCGACAATGCAGGTTCTACTAATATAAGTGGATACCACAACATTTATATAGGTAGAGGAAGTGATGGTGATTCTACCAGTATTGATAACACTTATATAGGTTCTTATACCGAAATGAAAGGTTCGGCTAATACAATAATAGGTTCTATGGCAGGTACGCAAAGTATTGGTAATAATAATGTTTTAATCGGTTATCGAGCAGGTTGGGGAATTCATCAAAACAATAAATTATTTATTGAAAATTCGTTAGACACACTTAAACCACTCATAAATGGGGATTTTGCAACTAATAAATTTGCGATAAATCGATTAGCAAATACTTATCCGTTCCAAATTGGTACTAATTCTACTGATGGTAACGGTGCTTATTTAACTGGTGGTGGTACATGGACAAATGCTTCTTCAAAAACACTTAAAGACCGATTTGAAGAATTAAACAAAAATGACTTACTTAGTAAAATTGAACAACTAGACATAAAAGCATGGTACTATAAAGGCACTCAAGAACGTCATATTGGGCCCGTTGCCGAAGATTTTTACCAAGCATTTGGAACGGGCGTATTAGATGAACCCCATTACTTAGGTAAATCGCTCGCTGCTTCGGATGTTGCAGGCGTTAGCCTAGCTGCTATTAAAGAACTTATTGCAAAAAATAAGCAACAAAATGAGCTTATCAATCAACTTTTAAAGCGAATTGAACAGTTAGAAAAAAAATTAAATGATACTCCTTCTTATACAAATCCTAACCAAAACAACATTAAATAATAAAATCATTATAATCATCAAAAGAGGCTGACTTAATTTTGAGACAGCCTCTTTTTTTATACCCATCTGCCTTGAAATGTTTCTAAATCATTCATTTTTTTTCTTATCATTTCAACTACATGATAATTTTTAATATTCCCCCAATGTGGAGCAATAACCATATCATTAGGCGATTCACTTGTGAAACGTTCAATATAAATATCAGTACGCAAATGCTCTAAAAATAAAATGACCCAATCGATATACTTATCAATACACAAGGGTTGCACATCAACTTCTTTAGATTCATACAACTGTGCAAGCTTAGTATTTTTAATTACCTGTAACTGATGAAACTTAATCGCTTTTATCGGAAGTTTATTAATATTATGTGCATGAACTTTAATGTCGTCCATAGTTTCACCTGGTAATCCTAAAATAAGATGAATGGTTGTCCAAATGTTATATTGGTTAATTATCTTTGCCGCTTTTTCAACATCCTTGTATGAATGACAACGATTTAATAATGACAATGTTTTATCGAATGTTGACTCTACTCCTAACTCAATAAAAACCTCGTATTGTTTATTTAACTCTGCTAAAAACTTCAACAATGCTTCGTCAATACAATCAGGTCTGGTAGAAATGGCTATACCAACAACATTAGGAATAGCCAAAGATTGAATATATTTTTGTTTTAAGACCTCAAGAGGCGCATAAGTATTAGTATAATTCTGAAAATAAGCTATGTATTTTTGGCTTGGATACTTTTTTGAAAAATATTGTATCCCTTTTTCGAGCTGATTTTTTATATCAATAGAATAATCGGTAAAATCGGGTGAAAATGTTTGATTGTCGCAATATATACATCCTCCTAATCCTTTTGTTCCATCTCTATTAGGGCATGTAAATCCAGCATTTACAGAAATTTTTTGTACTCGAGTACCATATTTCTCTTTTAAATATGTTGCAAAATTCCTGTAAACATTCATTCTTAATTATGAAAAGAAATTATGTGTAAATGTGTTGTATAAAATTAATCAACAAAAATTATTTAATAAAACAGTAAACTTATTTAGCCACTCTTTCAAGCCATTTAAGCATAAACAACATGGTTGTCATAGAAATTAAGCAAACACCAACAAAAACAGACCATGTTAACCAAATAGGAACATTTTCATATAAAATAGCACCGATAAACAATAACTGATTACCAATTGCCGTTGCCCCCAACCATCCACCTTGCATAATACCTTGTAAATGTGGAGGTGCTACTTTTGACACAAACGATATTCCTAATGGACTAATAAATAATTCGGCTATTGTAAGTATAAAATACGTAGCAACTAACAATAATGGCGTAACTTTATCAGCATCAGCTAATCCACCCATAGCATTTAATTCTGATTTTAAGGGTAATCCCAAAGAGCCTAAAGTCATAACAAAATATGCTGATGCGGCTATTAACATTCCAATTGCAATTTTCTTAGGTGTAGATGGTTCTAAACCACGAGCCCTTAACCACCCAAATACCCCCATAAGTATTGGAGTTAAAAGCACAATAAAAAATGGGTTAATAGATTGGAATATTTCGGCTCCTTGAATATTCACAAACCCCAGATTAATAGCAATGCCACTCAAATCGGTATAATCTTTGGCAAAGTAAGTCAACGTCAAACCATTTTGATGGAACGAAAACCAGAAAAATATAACAACTCCAAATACCGCAAACAATGCATACAATCGTTGTTTTATTTCTTTTGCGTCCATTTGAACTTGTGAAGTATTATTAGAATCGGTTGATTTAGCTTTCGATTGAGGAGTTGGAAATTTCTTTTTATTTGTAAGGTAAATAACTAAAGAAATTATCATAGCACCAACAGATATAGCAAAAGCATAATGAAAGCCTTGTGTAAATACATTCAAATAATCATTAACAAAAGCACTAATATCAGTAACAGCCTTTCCACTCACTTCGGTTGCTAAGGTATTTAACTTTATCATAGCTTCGTTGGTAATAGTTCCATCTAAATATCGATGACATAGTTCTGGCAATCCTGAATTATATTTATATCCAAAATGCTGTAACCAACCATTTCGCATACCAATAGCCATAAGAGGAGCAAATAATGCACCTACATTAATAAACATATAAAATATCGAAAAACCAGAATCTCTGAGTTTACCATATTGCTCATTATCGTACATCTGACCGATTAATGCTTGTAAATTTCCTTTAAAAAGTCCATTTCCAAAGGCAATAACAAACAATCCTATACACGAAATAATTAAAAATAAAGTTTTATTAGGAACAGGAGTAGGTGTTGGTATAGCAATCATTACATATCCCAACGACATTACAATTAAACCTGTTAAAATGGTGCCTTTATAATTTCGAGTTCTATCGGCAATTATACCTCCTACAAAGGCCAATATATAAATTGAAAAATAAAAAATAGAATAAATTAAACCGGCTTGTGTTCCACTTAGTCCAAATTTAGCTTGTAAAAACAAAACTAAAATAGCCATCATGGTATAAAAACCAAAACGCTCGCCCATATTAGCAAGAGCAGCAGCGATCAATCCTTTGGGATGTTGCTTAAACATATTTCCTTTTTTTATATCTTTACGGGGCAAAGATAATTTTAAAATTTGAAAAATTAAATCCTTTTTCAAAAAAGATAAATAAAAAATGAAAATTTTTACAACAAAACAAATCAGTATAATTGACCAATACACCATTAAAAACGAACCCATACCATCGATAGATTTAATGGAAAGAGCTTCGGAACAACTCTGCAAATATGTTTTAAAACATTTTCCTAAAACACAATCTTTTGCTATTTGCTGTGGATTTGGGAACAATGGTGGAGATGGCTTAGCCTTAGCCAGAATACTTCACCAACAAAATTACCGCGTAAGGGTTTTACATTTTAACATTAAAGAAAAACAATCGCCTGATAATATAACAAATTATAACCGCTGTAAAGAATTAGGTATCCATATCGTAGAGTCAGTTCATGCAACTGATTATCAATTCGATAAAGATGAAATAATTATAGACGCTCTTTTTGGAAGTGGTTTAAAAAATCCATTAGAAGGCCCTATTGTATCTATAATTCAAAAAATTAATGAATCTGGATGCAAGGTTATTGCCATTGATATACCAAGTGGATTAATGGGCGAGGATAATCGCACCCATAATTCATTTAATATTATTAAAGCCCATCTTACGCTCACTTTAGAGTTTCCCAAACTATCCTTTTTTTTTCCTGAAAACGAACCCTATGTTGGCAAATGGGAAATTATACCTATATTTTTACATCCCGATGCTAAAGAAAAAGAACACTCCAATTACTTTTATATTACGCCCTCATTATTAAGGTCAATTTTTAAGGCACGCTCAAAATTCACAGAAAAACGTCAAGTTGGTCATGGGCTTTTGTATGCTGGAAGCAAAGGAAAAATGGGAGCTGCTGTTTTAGCGGCTAAAGCGGCTATACGATCGGGTGCCGGCCTCATCAGCGTATGGATACCTGAATCTGAACGCTTCATTATTCAATCTACCGTTCCTGAAATATTGCTCAAAACCTATAAGGAAAAAGATAATACTTACGAATACGACTTTCATATATTTAACGCCATTGCATCAGGTTGTGCTATTGGTACCGATTCTCAAGCGTTTGATAAAATTCAAATACTTTTAAAAGAACAACAAAAGCCTCTCGTTTTAGATGCCGATGCTTTAAACCTAATATCAAAATACCCAGATATGCTAAATCAACTTTCACCCAACACTATTCTTACGCCCCATATACGCGAATTTGATCGATTATTTGGTGAACATTACAGTCATTTCGAACGATTTTTAACGGCTCAAAAAAAGGCACAAGAATACAAGCTCATCATTATATTAAAAGGAGCATATACACAAATTCATTTGCCTGACGGAACTACTTATTTTAATTCTACGGGGAATCAAGGTATGGCAACCGCTGGAAGTGGCGATGTACTAACAGGAATATTGCTTGGACTTTTAGCACAAGGCTACTCACCCCAAAATGCAGCCATTATTGCTACCTATATTCATGGATTAGCAGCTGATTATGCCCTTAAAAAACAAAGTTACGAATCGCTCATTGCATCTGATATTATAAAATATTTAGGAAAAGCGTTTAACACTACTTTTTACTATTTTTAAATTATCTTTGCCTGTAATAATAAATGCGAAGAAAACTTAACATAAAAGTTGACAATGTTGCTTTATATAAGCATCAACTTTATCAATACGCCTTAAACTATCCGCATTTTGCCATTTTAAATTCGCATCATTACCCCTCCAAATTTCCGTTCATTGCTGCTTTGGGAGCAATTTCCATTTTAACTCCACAAAAAGACTTCTTTGATTCGCTTTTTTATTGGAAAAAAAACATACATGATTGGGTTTTTGGGCATTTATCATATGATTTAAAAAATGAGATAGAACCGCTACAATCAAATAATCCCGATTTCATTCATTTTCCTTTAATGAGCTTTTTCCAGCCACAAATCATAATTTTTATAAATAACTCACATGTTTGTTATCAATACCCTGAAAGACAAACAAAAAAAGAAATTCAAAAAATTCATTCTGACATTTTATCTACTCCCGTTGAAAAAATAGTCAACATTCCAAATTTTAAACAACGCATGAGCCGCGAAGAATATTTTCATCGATTTAACCAAATAAAACGACATATTCAACTTGGAAATATATACGAAATAAACTTTTGTCAAGAATTTTATTGCGAAAACTTTATTGCTAATCCGGCTTTGTGTTTTAATGAATTGGCTCAAACCACCCCGATGCCCTTTTCTGCATTTTATAGGCACCATCATTCATTTCTATTATGCGCCTCACCCGAGCGTTATTTAAAAAAAGAAGGACTAAAAATATGTTCCCAACCTATAAAAGGGACACAAAAACGCTCATCTGCTAACGATATTCAAAATAAACATATACTTGAAAATAATGCTAAAGAGCATGCCGAGAATGTGATGATTGTCGATTTAGTTCGCAACGATTTATCGCGAACAGCAAACAAAAATTCAGTTAAAGTTAAAGAATTGTGTAAAGTTTATGCTTTTCCAACCGTTTTTCAAATGATTTCTACTATTGAATCGAAAGTATCTCCTCATATCCCCTTTACCGATATTATAAAAACAACCTTTCCGATGGGCAGCATGACAGGCGCACCTAAAATAAAAGCAATGGAGATCATTGAACAATACGAGAAAACCAAAAGAGGTTTATTTTCTGGATCTGTTGGATACATTACACCCGATAACGATTTCGACTTTAATGTTGTAATTCGAAGTTTACAAATAAATCAAGCGAATAATTATGCCAATTTTATTACAGGAGGTGCTATTACTATTCAATCTGAAGCCGAAAATGAATATTCGGAATGTTTTGTAAAAGCTCAGGGCCTATTAAATGCATTAAAAACAAAAATAGAATAAATGTCGTCGTCATTAGAAATATGGTTTAAAAAATATATCGAACAAAATCAACTTTTTACAACCAACGATAAACTTTTATTGGCATTTAGTGGAGGTATTGATTCGGTTGTCTTAGCTCATTTACTTTTGAAAAATAACTACTGTTTTGAACTTGCTCATTGCAATTTTCAACTTAGAGGCAATGAATCGAACCAAGATGAACAATTTGCCTACACTTTTGCTAATCAACATCAACTTATTATTCATAGTCAAACATTCGACACCAAAGAGTTTGCAATAGAAAATAAGATTACCATTCAAGAAGCAGCTCGTGTACTTCGCTACCAATACTTTTACAATTTGGCTAAACAACAAAAATGCACTTATATTTTAACTGCTCATCATTTAGACGATAATATTGAAACTGTTTTTTTGAATATAATCCGTGGTACTGGTCTAAAAGGATTATGTGGCATACCCATTCAAAACAATCAAATTGTACGACCCTTATTATTTGCTACTCGCGAACAAATAAAACAATATGCACTTAATAACGATCTCGCATGGCGTGAAGATTCTTCTAATCAAACGGATAAATATACTCGTAATTATATACGCCATCATATATTACCTAAAATTCAAGAAATTCAACCTGATATTCACAACATTTTTATTAAAAATCTACAACATTTTACAACCAGCTACCAATTATTAGAAGAACTAGTTAATGAAAAAATGCATGCCTTTGTTCAAAAAAAAGAACATACGCTTTTAATACTTATTGATGAACTCAAAAAAATATCACAAGCAAAATTATTGCTTTATCATTATTTACAACCCTTTGGTTTTAATCTTTCACAAATACAACAAATTTTAGAACAAAATCATCAAAATGGTAAAACATTTACCACCAGTAATTACAAAGCTTATATTTATAAGCCTTACTTAACCATTATTAAAAACCATAATTCAAATATACTACAACCCTATTACATAATTGAAAAAAACACCAAAGAGCTTTTAGAACCTATGCATCTTATTTTTAATCAATTTGCTATCAATAAAGACTTCGAAATTCCTCGTTATAAACACGTCGCTTTTATTGATTCAGCTCATTTATCTTTTCCGCTATATATTCGAAAATGGAAAAAAGGCGATTTTTTCTATCCACTTGGAATGAATCAACGAAAAAAAATCAGTGATTTTCTGATTGACCAAAAAATTCCCATTTATGAAAAAGAAAATATTTGGATATTAGAAAACAAAGGTGAAATTGTTTGGGTTATCGGCTATCGTATCGATGACCGTTATAAAGTTACCCCACAAACACAAAATATATTGAATATTGAATGGATTAAATAATAATAATTTTTTTTATTGAATACTAGCTTGTTCGGATTGAATAACAGTATTATCATTAGCATTATAAATAAAAGCAACAACATGTGCATTTTTCTTTATCCAAGCTGTATTCCACGACAGGTTAAACTGCCGTAATAAAGTATCGCCAACTTGCTTGCCGGAGAGTGAAAGCTCATTACCCCAAGTTCCATTAAACGAAGCTCTGAATACGTGCATATGAACATAATCTGGAATTAAGTTTGGATTCACATCGTAGTCGGTTTGAGCAGATATAATACTATCTTCAGTAAGATATACACATAACTTCAGGGGAACATCTATGTTTTGTAGGAGTTTAATGGAAATAGAAGCATCTACTTTGCTGGAAGCATTTTGATAATTGGCTTGAATAGCAATATGAACTTTGGGTGTTTGATTGATAAGGTTAGCCACAGCCTCCGACCACGCATCGTGCGAGAGTAAAACACTTCCGTTGTATGCCGTACGATTTACCATACCAATAGGCCATTGCGTAACACCAAAAGTAGTAGCTAATTCTTCTGCTTCGTTTGTTCTAAAATCGGCAGGGTAACTCGGTGGCAAAGGAGTTGCAAAAAAACCACTGTGCAAGGCTATACCAATTATTTTATTACCATACAATACAATAAGTTGATGCAGTTTTTCGTGTGCACGAGGACAATTGCCACAACGATGTCCGGTAAAATCTTCAATCAACACTTTTTGAACATAAGTAGTTGTGTCAGTTCCTGTATTATGAGTTTCTTTATAAGGCGCATCAATCTTATCACATGCCATAAAAGAGGTTAAAACGGCAAGAATTAAAACCGGAAATATATATCTGACATTTTTCATTTAATAAGAA is a genomic window containing:
- a CDS encoding TIGR01212 family radical SAM protein (This family includes YhcC from E. coli K-12, an uncharacterized radical SAM protein.), with translation MNVYRNFATYLKEKYGTRVQKISVNAGFTCPNRDGTKGLGGCIYCDNQTFSPDFTDYSIDIKNQLEKGIQYFSKKYPSQKYIAYFQNYTNTYAPLEVLKQKYIQSLAIPNVVGIAISTRPDCIDEALLKFLAELNKQYEVFIELGVESTFDKTLSLLNRCHSYKDVEKAAKIINQYNIWTTIHLILGLPGETMDDIKVHAHNINKLPIKAIKFHQLQVIKNTKLAQLYESKEVDVQPLCIDKYIDWVILFLEHLRTDIYIERFTSESPNDMVIAPHWGNIKNYHVVEMIRKKMNDLETFQGRWV
- a CDS encoding peptide MFS transporter — its product is MFKQHPKGLIAAALANMGERFGFYTMMAILVLFLQAKFGLSGTQAGLIYSIFYFSIYILAFVGGIIADRTRNYKGTILTGLIVMSLGYVMIAIPTPTPVPNKTLFLIISCIGLFVIAFGNGLFKGNLQALIGQMYDNEQYGKLRDSGFSIFYMFINVGALFAPLMAIGMRNGWLQHFGYKYNSGLPELCHRYLDGTITNEAMIKLNTLATEVSGKAVTDISAFVNDYLNVFTQGFHYAFAISVGAMIISLVIYLTNKKKFPTPQSKAKSTDSNNTSQVQMDAKEIKQRLYALFAVFGVVIFFWFSFHQNGLTLTYFAKDYTDLSGIAINLGFVNIQGAEIFQSINPFFIVLLTPILMGVFGWLRARGLEPSTPKKIAIGMLIAASAYFVMTLGSLGLPLKSELNAMGGLADADKVTPLLLVATYFILTIAELFISPLGISFVSKVAPPHLQGIMQGGWLGATAIGNQLLFIGAILYENVPIWLTWSVFVGVCLISMTTMLFMLKWLERVAK
- a CDS encoding anthranilate synthase component I family protein; the encoded protein is MRRKLNIKVDNVALYKHQLYQYALNYPHFAILNSHHYPSKFPFIAALGAISILTPQKDFFDSLFYWKKNIHDWVFGHLSYDLKNEIEPLQSNNPDFIHFPLMSFFQPQIIIFINNSHVCYQYPERQTKKEIQKIHSDILSTPVEKIVNIPNFKQRMSREEYFHRFNQIKRHIQLGNIYEINFCQEFYCENFIANPALCFNELAQTTPMPFSAFYRHHHSFLLCASPERYLKKEGLKICSQPIKGTQKRSSANDIQNKHILENNAKEHAENVMIVDLVRNDLSRTANKNSVKVKELCKVYAFPTVFQMISTIESKVSPHIPFTDIIKTTFPMGSMTGAPKIKAMEIIEQYEKTKRGLFSGSVGYITPDNDFDFNVVIRSLQINQANNYANFITGGAITIQSEAENEYSECFVKAQGLLNALKTKIE
- the tilS gene encoding tRNA lysidine(34) synthetase TilS; its protein translation is MSSSLEIWFKKYIEQNQLFTTNDKLLLAFSGGIDSVVLAHLLLKNNYCFELAHCNFQLRGNESNQDEQFAYTFANQHQLIIHSQTFDTKEFAIENKITIQEAARVLRYQYFYNLAKQQKCTYILTAHHLDDNIETVFLNIIRGTGLKGLCGIPIQNNQIVRPLLFATREQIKQYALNNDLAWREDSSNQTDKYTRNYIRHHILPKIQEIQPDIHNIFIKNLQHFTTSYQLLEELVNEKMHAFVQKKEHTLLILIDELKKISQAKLLLYHYLQPFGFNLSQIQQILEQNHQNGKTFTTSNYKAYIYKPYLTIIKNHNSNILQPYYIIEKNTKELLEPMHLIFNQFAINKDFEIPRYKHVAFIDSAHLSFPLYIRKWKKGDFFYPLGMNQRKKISDFLIDQKIPIYEKENIWILENKGEIVWVIGYRIDDRYKVTPQTQNILNIEWIK
- a CDS encoding NAD(P)H-hydrate dehydratase, with protein sequence MKIFTTKQISIIDQYTIKNEPIPSIDLMERASEQLCKYVLKHFPKTQSFAICCGFGNNGGDGLALARILHQQNYRVRVLHFNIKEKQSPDNITNYNRCKELGIHIVESVHATDYQFDKDEIIIDALFGSGLKNPLEGPIVSIIQKINESGCKVIAIDIPSGLMGEDNRTHNSFNIIKAHLTLTLEFPKLSFFFPENEPYVGKWEIIPIFLHPDAKEKEHSNYFYITPSLLRSIFKARSKFTEKRQVGHGLLYAGSKGKMGAAVLAAKAAIRSGAGLISVWIPESERFIIQSTVPEILLKTYKEKDNTYEYDFHIFNAIASGCAIGTDSQAFDKIQILLKEQQKPLVLDADALNLISKYPDMLNQLSPNTILTPHIREFDRLFGEHYSHFERFLTAQKKAQEYKLIIILKGAYTQIHLPDGTTYFNSTGNQGMATAGSGDVLTGILLGLLAQGYSPQNAAIIATYIHGLAADYALKKQSYESLIASDIIKYLGKAFNTTFYYF
- a CDS encoding Omp28 family outer membrane lipoprotein, with the translated sequence MKNVRYIFPVLILAVLTSFMACDKIDAPYKETHNTGTDTTTYVQKVLIEDFTGHRCGNCPRAHEKLHQLIVLYGNKIIGIALHSGFFATPLPPSYPADFRTNEAEELATTFGVTQWPIGMVNRTAYNGSVLLSHDAWSEAVANLINQTPKVHIAIQANYQNASSKVDASISIKLLQNIDVPLKLCVYLTEDSIISAQTDYDVNPNLIPDYVHMHVFRASFNGTWGNELSLSGKQVGDTLLRQFNLSWNTAWIKKNAHVVAFIYNANDNTVIQSEQASIQ